One window of the Colletotrichum destructivum chromosome 6, complete sequence genome contains the following:
- a CDS encoding Putative mitochondrial import protein Pam17 encodes MLTPTSTFALRLAGQGAARASIASSIARTTACPYSTVSMKKQQPSARPIGLVAMGPIARTSAAFAAASPSSSIVARVVRQPCSQRCNATTAAAAAQPKAAAVPGDKLDWETFFQLRKSRRRWQLGFSIISGLGSFVGGAGILATGVADPLVTQVPLDPFITMGMMTMAFGALGWLVGPSVGSLVFYTLNKRWKNQMTIKEKEFFARIKKNRVDPSVSSVGNPVPDFYGEKISSVKGYRQWLKDQRAFNKKRISFV; translated from the exons ATGCTGACGCCCACGAGCACCTTCgccctccgcctcgccggccagggcgccgcccgcgcaTCGATTGCCTCCTCTATCGCCCGCACCACCGCATGCCCGTACTCTACCGTCTCGatgaagaagcagcagcccTCCGCCCGCCCgatcggcctcgtcgcgaTGGGCCCCATCGCCCGCACTagcgccgccttcgccgccgcctccccgtCCTCTTccatcgtcgcccgcgtcgtcCGCCAGCCCTGCTCCCAACGCTGCAACGCGACGACTGCTGCCGCGGCGGCGCAACCAAAGGCCGCCGCTGTGCCCGGGGACAAACTTGACTGGGAGACTTTCTTTCAGCTGCGCAAGTCTCGCAGGAGGTGGCAGCTCGGCTTCAGCATCATCTCCGGCTTGGGCTCCTTTGTCGGCGGTGCCGGTATCCTAGCGACTGGTGTTGCGGACCCGTTGGTCACGCAGGTTCCCCTGGACCCTTTCATCACGATGGGcatgatgacgatggcctTCGGCGCGCTGGGATGGTTGGTCGGGCCCAGCGTTGGGTCCCTAGTCTTCTACACGCTGAACAAGAGGTGGAAGAATCAGATGACGATC aaggagaaagagtTCTTTGCCCGCATTAAGAAGAACCGTGTCGACCCTTCGGTGTCGTCCGTCGGCAACCCTG TCCCCGACTTCTACGGAGAGAAGATCTCGAGCGTCAAGGGCTACCGTCAGTGGCTGAAGGACCAGCGTGCCTTCAACAAGAAGCGTATCAGCTTCGTGTAG
- a CDS encoding Putative HMG-I/HMG-Y, DNA-binding, chromo/chromo shadow domain, Chromo-like domain superfamily — protein MSRPSRLVWFGRPTPCGSKTTSISTASTPSGRRRSKTLDLRELAVVFEDIPTYRRYRPGTGPRLLPINLVPVRDTTAYIRDEFFVPPAFSVDGKKRLQYVVGWTDLPAARLQVDAERICDYVSPMAYEEWCAARAAERDEEERRIEEEENVRAVAEAEAREKGIILNNGVRGRRGTKRKHQGAVEANTPPAATAPATGEKKPRGRPRKGVPSLSTPSKSMIPEDFDGLETEGDIEMEIDEEAEERAIFRQLNGEEPMSVEESYDSGELSAARARSDPPAKKRRTGSPRPPLSRLLSSIETDSSRSTPFDSSRGATSSPALPPLPQMASRPRETPILPPMPPASAHQTSTPTAPRTKTQPQKRSLLSIRHPPSTPQEPAPRPQTPIPIPPTMPPLAPATAPPTLNPPPNGLGMTSTPARRPLIQNTTPWTISLATSRNLANLTPSQPIRSIEQAPSATPMANPAPHGQSPALKGSLSFSAPPATNAGSERAILRTLPPTKDQEEEEEDEEEEEGVYEVLRLEGQQQRVIRGKSVRYFLVRWKGNWPAEQNPTWEPESNIPRHLIRNYLLKNPTPRARGAGALYRYFAPSMPRKYSSVSEAFEGGEGGGDGSGDEDEDAVEEGDAEKEDGDEMLLVTDEPPQAVKPTLSW, from the coding sequence ATGTCGCGCCCCTCGCGGCTCGTCTGGTTCGGCAGACCTACCCCGTGCGGTAGCAAAACCACCAGCATAAGCACCGCCAGCACTCCTTCGGGACGCCGACGTTCCAAGACCCTGGACCTGCGCGAGCTCGCCGTAGTCTTCGAGGACATACCGACCTACCGCCGTTACAGGCCCGGCACCGGTCCGCGCCTGCTCCCGATCAACCTCGTCCCAGTCCGCGACACAACGGCCTACATCCGCGACGAGTTCTTCGTCCCGCCCGCCTtctccgtcgacggcaagaagCGCTTGCAATATGTCGTGGGCTGGACCGacctccccgccgcccggctccaggtcgacgccgagaggATATGCGACTACGTCTCACCGATGGCGTACGAGGAGTGGTGCGCCGCGCGGGCTGCTGAaagagacgaggaagagcgcaggatcgaggaggaggagaacgTGCGCGCCGTAGCTGAggcggaggcgagggagaagggcATCATATTGAACAATGGGGTGAGGGGACGCAGAGGAACGAAGAGGAAGCATCAGGGCGCGGTCGAGGCCAACACGCCGCCCGCAGCGACCGCGCCGGCGACtggggagaagaagccgcgGGGACGGCCTAGAAAGGGTGTGCCATCGCTatcgacgccgtccaagAGCATGATACCGGAGGACTTTGACGGGCTGGAGACGGAAGGCGACATCGAGATGgagatcgacgaggaggccgaagaGAGGGCGATATTCCGGCAGCTGAACGGGGAGGAACCCATGTCAGTCGAAGAATCCTACGACTCTGGCGAGTTGAGCGCCGCGCGGGCACGATCAGACCCTCCCGCGAAGAAGCGGCGCACGggatcgccgaggccgccgttgTCACGGCTTCTATCCAGCATCGAGACGGACAGCAGCCGGAGCACGCCTTTCGACTCGTCCAGAGGAGCTACCAGCTCCCCGGCACTACCGCCGCTGCCCCAAATGGCCTCCCGGCCGCGAGAGACCCCTATCCTACCGCCGATGCCTCCGGCGTCCGCCCACCAGACATCCACGCCCACCGCCCCGCGCACAAAGACGCAACCACAAAAGCGGTCTCTCCTCTCGATACGACACCCCCCGTCCACGCCCCAGGAACCGGCCCCAAGGCCCCAGACTCCGATACCAATACCTCCAACGATGCCGCCACTGGCACCGGCGACCGCCCCACCGACACTCAATCCGCCACCCAACGGCCTGGGGATGACATCCACTCCAGCCCGGCGACCCCTGATCCAGAACACGACGCCGTGGACCATCTCCCTGGCGACCTCCAGGAACCTCGCCAACCTCACGCCCTCGCAGCCGATCCGGTCTATAGAACAGGCCCCTtccgcgacgccgatggcgaacCCAGCGCCGCACGGCCAAAGTCCCGCCCTCAAAGGAAGCCTCTCGTtctccgcgccgcccgctACTAACGCCGGCAGCGAACGAGCTATCCTCAGGACCCTCCCGCCCACGaaagaccaagaagaagaggaagaagacgaggaggaggaagaaggcgtcTACGAAGTTCTCCGCCTCGAGGGCCAGCAACAGCGTGTCATCCGCGGCAAGTCGGTGCGCTACTTCTTGGTCCGCTGGAAGGGCAACTGGCCCGCCGAGCAGAACCCGACCTGGGAGCCCGAGAGCAACATCCCGCGCCATCTCATCCGGAACTACCTCCTCAAGAACCCGACGCCGCGGGCCCGCGGTGCCGGCGCGCTGTACCGGTACTTCGCCCCCTCGATGCCGCGAAAGtactcgtccgtctcggagGCGtttgagggcggcgagggcggcggcgacggtagtggcgacgaggacgaggacgcggtcgaggagggcgacgccgagaaggaggacggtGATGAGATGCTTCTCGTTACGGACGAGCCGCCTCAGGCCGTCAAGCCCACGCTTTCCTGGTGA
- a CDS encoding Putative phosphatidylinositol-4-phosphate 5-kinase, core codes for MQIRSTSISSSILAAISSDSSNPDKPSLQKRIFRVLASFLSVFHLPLARYHAADFLELRHNVWKLDEQEYTTSFRLAQKAAKGKGRESDLKPVGDLGYSGSTFFTTADGKFLVKSLPRRFEHEFFTHDLFDAYVAHMKKHPHSLLVRITDMVYTSIATLGGILGTAPTHHIIMENLLYGKSEEETSHRKKQWETYDLKPNDYFFPERDIANGHLAPESVKERLIDEFDDKVRVTPAQKKELLDLLEADTRVLADNNAVDYSLFMVRYPGPNVLDEARSVPTIQSDANEWRTGLTDVDGNWTYRIIVLDFFWAKHKFRAKAMTGLVKSYNIFAGHGPMSITANPAEYRERFLNMVRDFVIEA; via the coding sequence ATGCAAATCCGCAGcacctccatctcgtcctcgatccTTGCCGCCATATCGAGCGACTCCAGCAATCCCGACAAGCCAAGCCTGCAGAAACGCATCTTCCGCGTCTTAGCTTCGTTTCTCTCCGTCTTCCACCTGCCCCTCGCCCGCTatcacgccgccgactttcTCGAGCTTCGTCACAATGTCTGGAAGCTCGACGAGCAGGAGTACACGACCTCGTTCCGACTCGCCCAGAAGGCCGCCAAAGGCAAGGGCCGCGAGTCCGACCTCAAGCCtgtcggcgacctgggctACAGCGGCTCGACCTTCTTCACGACTGCCGACGGCAAGTTCCTCGTCAAGTCGCTGCCCCGCCGCTTCGAGCACGAGTTCTTCACCCACGATCTCTTCGACGCCTACGTCGCCCACATGAAGAAGCACCCCCACAGTCTGCTCGTGCGTATCACCGACATGGTCTACACCTCAATTGCCACGCTCGGTGGCATCCTGGGTACAGCTCCGACCCATCACATCATTATGGAGAACCTGCTGTACGGCAagtcggaggaggagacgagcCACAGAAAGAAGCAGTGGGAGACGTACGACCTCAAGCCGAATGACTACTTCTTCCCTGAGAGGGacatcgccaacggccacCTGGCACCGGAGAGCGTCAAGGAGAGGCTGATTGACGAGTTCGACGACAAGGTCCGCGTCACGCCCGCGCAGAAAAAGGAGCTGCTTGACCTCCTTGAAGCAGACACCCGCGTGCTCGCCGACAACAACGCCGTCGACTACTCGCTGTTCATGGTCCGCTACCCGGGCCCCAACGTCCTGGACGAGGCCCGCAGTGTGCCCACCATCCAGTCCGACGCCAACGAGTGGCGCACTGGCCTCACtgacgtcgacggcaacTGGACCTACcgcatcatcgtcctcgactTCTTCTGGGCCAAGCACAAGTTCCGCGCCAAGGCCATGACGGGGCTCGTCAAGTCGTATAACATCTTTGCCGGCCACGGCCCCATGAGTATCACGGCCAATCCCGCAGAGTATCGTGAGCGATTCCTCAACATGGTCCGTGACTTTGTTATCGAGGCGTGA
- a CDS encoding Putative acyl-CoA oxidase, acyl-CoA dehydrogenase/oxidase and middle domain superfamily, whose product MPNTPDWVKALQPSGPQGTELLAQERAKSNLDVDQLATFMFTKEALQRSETILNILKKDPVFDKTQNYFRGRDGRIEAALARGKRLFQLTKEHNWSDEDYQVANDLIAEPTPYGLHASMFLVTLREQGTPEQHKLFLEPAENYEILGCYAQTELGHGSNVRGLETTATWDPSDKTFVLHSPHLTASKWWIGSLGKTATHAVVMAQLILNGKQIGPHPFVVPIRDRKTHEPLPNVHVGDIGPKFGYNTMDNGFLLLNNVKIPHNHMLARFSSIDPNTSKYSRPANPSLIYGTLTWVRSNIVLQSGSVLAKGVTIATRYCAVRRQFQDRDAPANEPGENQVLNYTMVQIRLLPLLAATFALHFTGRGMINLYNENKKRTSNVGKPSDGNRNPGPEELSPGTDLLADLHATSCALKAYGSTVAGEGLEVCRRACGGHGYSSFSGIGSWYADYLPTLTWEGDNYMLTQQVSRYLLKSARSVLKGNHGNNDTTRILSEFLRRRDIGAAFDVLGSDEDLVAAFAWRVSFLTFEALRHRDEDKQSWNSLLVDFWRLSTAHAQYMVVKNFHQALNDRATTDQLDAATVALLHKLFRLYALHTLEQEASEFYSSAAVTVRQITLARTKAVMTLLDEIRPHAVRLVDAWKFDDWVLDSSLGRHDGKVYEDMFKRASEDNPLNSVVFDPYPNSKVLFKKDERKDLRSKL is encoded by the coding sequence ATGCCGAATACCCCGGATTGGGTCAAGGCCCTGCAGCCGTCCGGCCCTCAGGGCACCGAGCTCCTCGCTCAGGAGAGAGCTAAGTccaacctcgacgtcgatcAGCTCGCGACCTTCATGTTCACAAAGGAGGCTCTCCAGCGCAGCGAGACGATACTGAACATCCTCAAGAAGGACCCCGTCTTCGACAAGACGCAGAACTACTTCCGCGGCCGGGATGGCCGgatcgaggcggcgctggcaAGGGGCAAGAGGCTCTTCCAGCTGACCAAGGAGCACAACTGGTCCGACGAGGACTACCAGGTCGCCAATgacctcatcgccgagcCGACGCCCTACGGGCTCCACGCGAGTATGTTCCTCGTCACGTTGCGCGAGCAAGGCACCCCGGAGCAGCAcaagctcttcctcgagccTGCGGAGAACTACGAGATCCTTGGATGCTATGCCCAGACTGAACTCGGCCACGGCTCCAACGTGCGTGGCctggagacgacggcgacgtgggACCCGTCCGACAAGACGTTTGTCCTGCACTCTCCGCATCTGACCGCCTCCAAGTGGTGGATCGGTTCCTTGGGCAAGACGGCCACccacgccgtcgtcatggccCAGCTGATCCTCAACGGCAAGCAGATCGGCCCTCACCCCTTCGTCGTGCCCATCCGCGACAGGAAGACCCACGAGCCTCTCCCGAACGTGcacgtcggcgacatcggACCCAAGTTCGGCTACAACACCATGGACAACGGCTTCCTGCTCCTGAACAATGTCAAGATCCCGCACAACCACATGCTCGCCcgcttctcgtccatcgaCCCGAACACGAGCAAGTACAGCAGACCGGCCAACCCCTCGCTAATCTACGGCACCCTGACTTGGGTGCGATCCAACATCGTTCTCCAGTCGGGctccgtcctcgccaagggcgtcaccatcgccaccCGCTATtgcgccgtccgccgccagTTTCAGGACCGTGACGCGCCGGCCAACGAGCCGGGCGAGAACCAGGTGCTCAACTACACCATGGTGCAGATCCGCCTGCTGCCCCTGCTGGCCGCGACCTTCGCCCTGCACTTCACCGGCCGCGGCATGATCAACCTGTACAACGAGAACAAGAAGCGGACCAGCAACGTCGGCAAGCCCAGCGACGGGAACCGCAACCCCGGCCCCGAGGAGCTGAGCCCCGGCaccgacctcctcgccgacctgcACGCCACCTCGTGCGCCCTCAAGGCCTACGGCtccaccgtcgccggcgaggggcTTGAGGTCTGCCGGCGCGCCTGCGGCGGCCACGGCTACTCCTCCTTCAGCGGCATCGGCTCGTGGTACGCCGACTACCTGCCGACCCTGACGTGGGAGGGCGACAACTACATGCTCACGCAGCAGGTGTCCCGCTACCTCCTCAAGTCGGCGCGCTCCGTCCTCAAGGGGAACCACGGCAACAACGACACGACGCGCATCCTCTCCGAgttcctccgccgccgcgacatcggcgccgccttcgacgtcctcggctccgacgaggacctcgtcgccgccttcgcctgGCGCGTGTCCTTCCTGACCTTCGAGGCCCTCCGCCAccgcgacgaggacaagcAGTCGTGGAACAGCCTGCTCGTCGACTTCTGGCGCCTCAGCACCGCCCACGCCCAGTACATGGTCGTCAAGAACTTCCACCAGGCCCTCAACGACCGCGCCACGACCGaccagctcgacgccgccaccgtcgccctGCTGCACAAGCTCTTCCGCCTGTACGCCCTCCACACGCtcgagcaggaggccagCGAGTTCTAcagctccgccgccgtcaccgtccgCCAGATCACGCTCGCCCGGACCAAGGCCGTCATGACCCTGCTGGACGAGATCCGCCCCCACGCCGTgcgtctcgtcgacgcgtggAAGTTCGACGACTGGGTCCTGGACAGCAGCCTGGGCCGTCATGACGGCAAGGTCTACGAGGACATGTTCAAGCGTGCGAGCGAGGACAACCCGCTCAACagcgtcgtcttcgacccGTACCCTAACAGCAAGGTGCTGTTCAAGAAGGACGAGAGGAAGGACCTGAGAAGCAAGTTGTAA
- a CDS encoding Putative pectate lyase, pectin lyase/virulence factor has translation MKITSALATLFALAAATPTPTVDNVADKAHLVKRASVSDKATIGYATLNGGTSGGSGGTVTTVSSLAEFTAAVNEKDTTPRVVVVKGIIKGTANVRIGSNKSVIGLPGGGFEGIGLHVRRQSNVIIRNIKSSFVLASTGDGVKIEQSTNVWIDHSEFSSALVADKDYYDGQVDASHGADYITISYTYFHDHWKTSLIGHSENNGAVDSGHLRITYANNYWANFGSRGPSLRFGTGHIYNSYYLNGNSAINTRQNAQVLVQSTVFKNVTVPITSQDSDIVGYAVSIGNDLGGAANLAPVGTLNANSPPYSYTLLGSANVAATVPGQAGQKLTF, from the exons ATGAAGATCACATCCGCCTTGGCAACgctcttcgccctcgcggccgcgACCCCGACGCCCACCGTCGACaacgtcgccgacaaggcccACCTTGTGAAGCGTGCCTCTGTCTCCGACAAGGCGACAATTGGCTATGCCACCCTGAACGGGGG AACTTCTGGAGGAtccggcggcaccgtcaccACTGTCTCGTCCCTCGCCGAGTTCACCGCGGCCGTGAACGAGAAGGACACCACGCCCAGGGTCGTTGTTGTCAAGGGCATCATCAAGGGCACTGCCAATGTCCGCATCGGCAGCAACAAATCTGTCATTGGTCTTCCTGGCGGAG GATTTGAGGGCATTGGTCTGCATGTTCGTCGGCAGTCGAACGTCATCATTCGCAACATCAAGTCTTCTTTCGTCCTGGCTTCCACAGGTGACGGTGTCAAGATTGAG cAAAGCACCAACGTGTGGATCGACCACAGCGAGTTCAGCTCGGCCcttgtcgccgacaaggactACTACGACGGCCAAGTGGATGCCTCCCACGGAGCCGACTACATCACCATTTCTTA CACCTACTTCCATGACCACTGGAAGACTTCCTTGATTGGACACAGCGAGAACAACGGCGCCGTGGACAGCGGCCACCTCCGCATCACCTACGCCAACAACTACTGGGCCAACTTTGGCTCCCGCGGCCCGTCCCTGCGGTTCGGCACCGGTCACATCTACAACTCTTACTACCTCAA CGGCAACTCTGCCATCAACACCCGCCAGAACGCCCAGGTCCTCGTCCAGAGCACCGTCTTCAAGAACGTGACCGTCCCCATCACTTCCCAAGACTCCGATATTGTCGGCTACGCCGTGTCCATCGGAAACGACCTTGGCGGTGCTGCCAACCTCGCTCCCGTCGGCACGCTGAACGCCAACTCTCCCCCGTACTCTTACACGCTTCTCGGCTCTGCCAACGTTGCCGCTACTGTTCCTGGACAGGCTGGCCAGAAGCTAACCTTTTAA
- a CDS encoding Putative glycosyltransferase, DXD sugar-binding, nucleotide-diphospho-sugar transferase has translation MSSPLMSPLSPLGPTGSTKANFFRNRVPTQLRRCIPLYIICVCITFLVTNLDWFGSMPKPVHLSKRGGQYSTASKRPAFPKKIWQSWKVAPFAFEIEQILTARTWTDKNPGYRYEVLTDNNDIEYVEEHYGPDGFDRPDIVDMYRNVNATIIKADLLRYMIMYAEGGVYADIDVEDLRPVSRWIPERYAEADIDLVIGVEIDQPHFKDHPILGKKSMSFCQWTFMSRPGHPVMLKLVENIMTWLGDVAKSQGVSISEVKLDFDEVISGTGPSAFTRAVLEVMSARSRSGAVTWDTFHDIDESKVVSNILVRDVESFAAGQGHSDSGNHNSRGALVKHHYHASNWPSRHPRFRHPIFGEVERCNWNIECVMKWDQDIAAFNSLSPEEQKQTIEEHEKLQKLQAQQAQQAQQAQQKADQQKAAGQMALQPPPQQPLQIPAAQLAQQEELKIK, from the coding sequence ATGTCATCGCCCCTTATGAGTCCACTGAGTCCTTTGGGCCCAACCGGCTCGACCAAGGCCAACTTTTTCAGAAACAGAGTCCCGACACAACTACGGAGGTGTATACCTTTGTACATCATTTGTGTCTGCATAACTTTTCTTGTTACCAACCTCGATTGGTTCGGATCGATGCCAAAGCCGGTCCATCTTTCCAAACGAGGCGGTCAATATTCCACAGCGAGTAAGCGTCCGGCTTTCCCCAAGAAGATCTGGCAGTCTTGGAAGGTTGCGCCGTTCGCCTTTGAAATCGAGCAGATCCTCACTGCGCGTACGTGGACGGACAAGAACCCTGGGTACCGGTACGAGGTCCTCACCGACAACAATGACATAGAGTATGTCGAAGAGCACTACGGGCCCGACGGCTTCGACCGCCCAGACATTGTCGACATGTACCGCAACGTGAAcgccaccatcatcaaggCCGACCTCCTCCGTTACATGATCATGTACGCCGAGGGCGGGGTCtacgccgacatcgacgtgGAGGACCTCCGACCCGTCAGCCGATGGATCCCGGAACGGTATGCGGAGGCCGACATCGACCTCGTTATCGGCGTCGAGATCGATCAGCCGCACTTCAAAGACCACCCGATCCTCGGCAAGAAGTCCATGTCTTTCTGCCAGTGGACCTTCATGTCGCGGCCCGGCCATCCCGTCATGCTGAAGCTGGTCGAGAACATCATGACAtggctcggcgacgtcgccaagTCGCAGGGCGTGTCCATCTCGGAGGTCAAGCTCGACTTCGACGAGGTCATCAGCGGCACGGGACCGTCGGCCTTCACGAGAGCCGTGCTGGAGGTGATGAGCGCTCGGTCTCGATCGGGGGCGGTAACGTGGGACACCTTCCACGACATTGACGAGTCCAAGGTCGTCAGCAACATCCTGGTCCGCGACGTCgagtccttcgccgccggccagggccaCTCCGATTCGGGGAACCACAACTCCAGAGGCGCCCTGGTCAAGCACCACTACCACGCGTCCAACTGGCCCAGCCGGCACCCGCGGTTCAGACACCCCATCTTCGGCGAGGTTGAGAGGTGCAACTGGAACATCGAGTGCGTCATGAAGTGGGACCAGgacatcgccgccttcaactCGCTCTCCCCCGAGGAACAGAAGCAGACCATCGAAGAGCACGAGAAGCTGCAGAAGCTGCAGGCTCAGCAGGCGCAGCAGGCGCAGCAGGCGCAGCAGAAGGCGGATCAGCAGAAGGCCGCCGGGCAGATGGCATTGCAGCCCCCACCCCAGCAGCCTCTCCAGATTCCCGCGGCCCAGCTTGCGCAGCAGGAGGAACTGAAGATCAAGTGA
- a CDS encoding Putative acyltransferase 3 domain-containing protein, whose amino-acid sequence MPSRNEGILDSQDWDEVKPTWCDKSRWLTEDGDWKPATLLRSRRPSRLNLARLGSFFWPIKDTKQPEALRPTAYLDGLRGFAAFLVYWHHNQLWAHEPHVQNRIFENAFGYEDKHHLAAFPGIRHLFTGGHFAVSVFFVISGYVLSAKPLGLIQSGDHAKLAENIGSALFRRWLRLYLPLMATTFVFMTFLHLFDMWVDNIDRSSTWREDVWLWYCELKNFSFVFTTGGSPFFSWNPHLWSIPVEMKGSVIIYTALLSFSRCTRNARLWCEAGLAFYFMYVADGWYGAMFVMGMILCDLDLLAKKNDLPNIFKKLEPAKTFFFYHLFVFSMYLGGVPSYTGDVSKMRENRGWYYLSLLKPQAVFDYKWFYLFWAAVLLVASVPRIWWLKRFFETRFCQYLGRISFALYLVHGPVLGTLGDRLYTAAGYYKDSEKEHLAHLVDKFVLPKIGPLGLEPAFLLPHLIILPTTLWLAEVVTRFIDEPSVRVAQWLYRKTLNAPAVAVKG is encoded by the coding sequence ATGCCCTCCAGAAACGAGGGCATTCTCGACAGCCAAGATTGGGACGAAGTCAAACCAACCTGGTGCGACAAGTCCAGATGGCTgaccgaagacggcgacTGGAAGCCGGCCACCCTTCTACGGAGCAGACGGCCCTCGCGTCTGaacctcgcccgcctcgggTCCTTCTTCTGGCCCATCAAAGACACCAAACAACCGGAGGCTCTGCGGCCAACGGCCtacctcgacggcctccgaGGGTTCGCCGCGTTCCTGGTCTACTGGCACCACAATCAGCTCTGGGCCCACGAGCCGCACGTGCAGAACCGCATCTTTGAGAACGCCTTTGGCTACGAGGACAAGCACCACCTCGCCGCCTTTCCCGGGATACGGCACCTCTTCACCGGCGGTCATTTCGCCGTGTCTGTGTTCTTCGTCATATCCGGCTACGTGCTGTCCGCCAAACCGCTGGGCCTGATTCAATCGGGGGACCATGCCAAACTGGCAGAGAACATCGGCTCGGCCTTGTTCAGGCGCTGGCTCAGACTATACCTTCCCTTGATGGCGACCACCTTCGTCTTCATGACCTTTCTCCATCTCTTCGACATGTGGGTCGACAACATCGACcgctcgtcgacctggcGAGAAGACGTATGGCTCTGGTACTGCGAGCTGAAGAACTTCAGCTTCGTCTTCACCACCGGCGGCAGTCCTTTCTTCAGCTGGAACCCTCATCTTTGGTCGATCCCCGTGGAGATGAAAGGGTCGGTCATCATCTACACGGCGCTCCTCTCGTTCTCGCGATGCACTAGAAACGCCAGGCTCTGGTGCGAGGCCGGGCTGGCATTCTACTTCATGTACGTTGCCGACGGATGGTACGGCGCCATGTTCGTCATGGGCATGATTCTCTGCGACCTAGACCTGCTGGCGAAGAAGAATGATCTGCCGAACATCTTCAAGAAGCTGGAACCGGCCAagaccttcttcttctaccACCTCTTCGTCTTTTCCATGTACCTGGGCGGCGTCCCATCGTACACGGGCGACGTCTCGAAGATGCGCGAAAACCGCGGATGGTACTACTTGTCCCTGCTCAAGCCgcaggccgtcttcgactACAAGTGGTTCTACCTcttctgggccgccgtcctgCTCGTCGCCTCGGTTCCTCGCATCTGGTGGCTGAAGAGGTTCTTCGAGACGCGCTTTTGCCAGTATCTCGGGCGGATCTCGTTCGCCCTCTATCTGGTCCACGGGCCCGTCCTGGGGACGCTGGGTGACCGCCTCTACACGGCCGCGGGGTATTACAAGGACTCGGAGAAGGAACACCTCGCCCACCTGGTCGACAAGTTCGTGTTGCCAAAGATCGGCCCTCTCGGGCTGGAGCCGGCCTTCCTGCTCCCGCATCTCATTATCTTGCCCACGACTCtctggctggccgaggttGTGACGAGGTTCATTGACGAGCCTAGCGTTAGGGTAGCGCAATGGCTCTACAGGAAGACGCTTAACGCTCCGGCTGTGGCGGTAAAAGGCTAA